The genomic DNA CGGCAGAAGAGAGCGTGGTCGCGATGGGCGAAACCGGGCTCGACTATTATTACACGCCGGAAACTAAAGCGCAGCAGCAGGCATCGTTTCGCCATCACATCCGCATCGGGCGCGAGCTGAACAAACCAGTCATTGTGCATACCCGTGACGCGCGCGAAGATACGCTGGCTATTCTGCGCGAAGAAAAGGTGACGGAATGCGGCGGCGTACTACACTGTTTCACTGAAGACAGAGAAACTGCGGGTAAGCTGCTGGATCTTGGGTTTTACATTTCGTTTTCCGGCATCGTGACCTTCCGCAACGCCGAACAATTGCGGGACGCGGCACGCTATGTGCCGCTGGACAGACTGCTGGTGGAGACCGATTCTCCCTACCTGGCACCGGTGCCGCATCGTGGAAAAGAGAACCAGCCTGCGCTGGTGCGCGACGTTGCTGAATACATGGCGGTACTGAAAGGTGTGACCGTGGAACAACTGGCGCAACAGACCACCGAAAACTTCGCCCGCCTGTTCCATATCGCCCCCTCTCGCCTGCAAGACGCCTGATTTGTTAGCTTATTTTAAAGCTCGTAATTAATAAGCAAACCGAGTAAAGTTCACCGCCGTAAAACGGGCGGTGAACGGATCATTTGACACATCCTGACATCAGTTATGTAAAGAAACGCAAGTTTTTCGGCTGGTGCTAACCGAAACGTGATAGCCGTCAAACAACACTGAGCTGATTTATTTTACTCTGTGTAATAAATAAAGGGCGCTTAGATGTCCTGTCCACAGCGCGGCTCTCCCCCCGCGCCAATGCGTGAATGCGTAATAAAAGCACAAATACTCAGGAGCACTCTCAATTATGTTTAAGAATGCATTTGCTAACCTGCAGAAGGTCGGTAAATCGCTGATGCTGCCAGTATCCGTACTGCCTATCGCAGGTATCCTGCTGGGCGTCGGTTCTGCTAACTTCAGCTGGCTGCCAGCCGTCGTTTCCCATGTGATGGCGGAAGCGGGCGGTTCGGTCTTCGCCAACATGCCGCTGATCTTTGCTATCGGTGTTGCGCTTGGCTTCACCAATAACGATGGCGTTTCTGCGCTGGCTGCAGTAGTGGCTTACGGCATCATGGTGAAAACCATGGCGGTTGTCGCACCGCTGGTCCTGCATTTACCTGCGGAAGAGATCGCTGCGAAACACCTCGCAGATACCGGCGTGCTTGGCGGTATCATTTCCGGTGCGATCGCAGCCTATATGTTCAACCGCTTCTATCGCATCAAGTTGCCTGAATATCTGGGCTTCTTTGCGGGCAAGCGTTTTGTGCCGATTATTTCCGGTCTGGCAGCCATTTTCACCGGTGTGATCCTGTCCTTCATCTGGCCTCCGATTGGTACTGCTATCCAGACCTTCTCCCAGTGGGCGGCATATCAGAACCCGGTTGTGGCCTTCGGCATCTACGGTTTCGTTGAGCGTTGCCTGGTACCGTTTGGTCTGCACCACATCTGGAACGTTCCTTTCCAGATGCAAATCGGTGAGTACACCAACGCTGCCGGTCAGGTATTCCACGGCGATATTCCTCGCTACATGGCAGGCGACCCGACAGCGGGTAAATTGTCTGGCGGCTTCCTGTTCAAGATGTACGGTCTGCCGGCAGCGGCAATCGCCATCTGGCATTCTGCGAAACCAGAAAACCGCGCGAAAGTGGGCGGTATCATGATCTCCGCGGCGCTGACCTCGTTCCTGACCGGTATTACCGAGCCGATCGAGTTCTCCTTCATGTTCGTTGCGCCGATCCTGTACGTGATCCACGCGATTCTGGCCGGTCTGGCTTTCCCGATCGCTATCCTGCTCGGTATGCGTGACGGTACGTCGTTCTCGCACGGTCTGATCGACTTCATCGTCCTGTCTGGTAACAGCAGCAAACTGTGGCTGTTCCCGATTGTCGGTATCTGCTACGCCCTCGTTTACTACACCATCTACCGTGTGCTGATCAAAGCGCTGGATCTGAAAACGCCGGGTCGTGAAGATGCTTCTGACGATGTGAAAGCCGGTGTTTCCAGCGAAATGGCACCGGCTCTGGTCGCCGCATTTGGGGGTAAAACCAACATCACTAACCTCGACGCCTGTATCACGCGTCTGCGCGTCAGCGTAGCGGATGTGGCGAAAGTGGATCAGGCTGGCCTGAAGAAACTGGGTGCCGCAGGTGTGGTTGTTGCAGGTTCCGGTGTACAGGCAATTTTCGGTACCAAATCCGATAACCTGAAAACCGAAATGGATGATTACATCCGCAACAACTAAGTCAGAGGGTGGGGAGAACTAAGGCAGCCAAATGGCTGCCTTTTTTACTTTTTGCCCGGTGGCGGCTACGCCTTACCGGGCCTACGGGTAACTCAGAAACTGTAGCTTGCGCTGACAGAGAAATTACGTGGTGCGCCATAGACACCGTAGGTGCCCAGATAGTCGTAATATTCTTCGTCAAACACGTTGTTCAGGTTGCCCTGTATCGCGAAGTTCTTGGTCACCTGGTAGCGGGTAAAGAGATCGACCACGGTATAGCCATCCTGAGTAATCTGCGTAACGCCGTTCGGGCCGTTATCGATATCCTGCCAGGTTTTATTCTGCCAGCGCGCGCCGCCGCCGACGGTCAACTCAGGTAGCATCGGCAACTGGTAACGGGTGAACAGCTTCAGCGAGGTACACGGCTGGCTCGGATTCACGGCGTTACCGTCTTCATCTTCCGCAATGTAACGGCTACCGCCAA from Trabulsiella odontotermitis includes the following:
- a CDS encoding metal-dependent hydrolase — its product is MFLVDSHCHLDGLDYQSLHKDVNDALAKAAARDVKFFLAVATTLPGYRNMRELVGNREDVVYSCGVHPLNQDETYDVEELRRLAAEESVVAMGETGLDYYYTPETKAQQQASFRHHIRIGRELNKPVIVHTRDAREDTLAILREEKVTECGGVLHCFTEDRETAGKLLDLGFYISFSGIVTFRNAEQLRDAARYVPLDRLLVETDSPYLAPVPHRGKENQPALVRDVAEYMAVLKGVTVEQLAQQTTENFARLFHIAPSRLQDA
- the ptsG gene encoding PTS glucose transporter subunit IIBC — protein: MFKNAFANLQKVGKSLMLPVSVLPIAGILLGVGSANFSWLPAVVSHVMAEAGGSVFANMPLIFAIGVALGFTNNDGVSALAAVVAYGIMVKTMAVVAPLVLHLPAEEIAAKHLADTGVLGGIISGAIAAYMFNRFYRIKLPEYLGFFAGKRFVPIISGLAAIFTGVILSFIWPPIGTAIQTFSQWAAYQNPVVAFGIYGFVERCLVPFGLHHIWNVPFQMQIGEYTNAAGQVFHGDIPRYMAGDPTAGKLSGGFLFKMYGLPAAAIAIWHSAKPENRAKVGGIMISAALTSFLTGITEPIEFSFMFVAPILYVIHAILAGLAFPIAILLGMRDGTSFSHGLIDFIVLSGNSSKLWLFPIVGICYALVYYTIYRVLIKALDLKTPGREDASDDVKAGVSSEMAPALVAAFGGKTNITNLDACITRLRVSVADVAKVDQAGLKKLGAAGVVVAGSGVQAIFGTKSDNLKTEMDDYIRNN